A window of the Acidobacteriota bacterium genome harbors these coding sequences:
- a CDS encoding isocitrate lyase/phosphoenolpyruvate mutase family protein — translation MRTQEEKGINFRALHERDSAFIIPNPWDIGTARLLAHLGFEALATTSAGYAFSIGQRDNTVGRDKMIAHVRDIAAATDLPVSADLENGFGDDPETAAETIRLGAAAGLVGGSIEDSTTRRDVPIYELERAADRVRAAAEAARALPFPFTLTGRAENYLFGRRDLNDTIKRLQAYQEAGADVLYAPGLASKEDIAAVVSSVDRPVNVLMGLAGFQLSLAELSEIGVRRISVGSVLSRVALGAFLRAAEEMRDHGTFTFGEGIVSFRDISLMFEE, via the coding sequence ATGCGAACTCAAGAAGAAAAAGGAATCAATTTTCGCGCGCTTCACGAACGGGACAGCGCGTTCATCATTCCGAATCCGTGGGATATTGGCACGGCGCGGCTCCTTGCGCATCTGGGCTTTGAGGCCCTGGCGACCACCAGTGCCGGTTACGCGTTCTCCATCGGGCAGCGGGACAACACCGTCGGCCGCGACAAAATGATTGCTCACGTGCGCGATATCGCCGCGGCAACGGATCTGCCAGTGAGCGCTGACCTCGAGAACGGCTTTGGGGATGATCCCGAAACGGCCGCGGAAACCATCAGGCTTGGCGCTGCGGCGGGGCTTGTCGGCGGATCGATCGAAGATTCCACGACGCGCCGGGATGTTCCTATCTATGAGCTGGAACGGGCGGCTGACCGCGTCCGCGCCGCCGCGGAGGCCGCCCGCGCTCTTCCGTTTCCTTTCACGTTAACGGGACGCGCAGAAAACTACCTGTTCGGAAGGCGCGATCTGAACGACACGATCAAGCGGCTTCAGGCATATCAGGAGGCGGGTGCGGATGTTCTCTATGCGCCGGGACTTGCGAGCAAGGAAGATATCGCCGCGGTAGTCAGTTCCGTCGATCGCCCGGTGAATGTGTTGATGGGACTCGCAGGCTTTCAACTAAGTCTCGCCGAGCTCTCGGAGATCGGAGTGAGGCGCATCAGCGTCGGCAGCGTGCTCTCTCGAGTCGCGCTTGGCGCGTTTCTGAGAGCTGCTGAAGAAATGCGAGATCACGGAACGTTCACTTTCGGCGAGGGAATCGTGAGCTTTCGGGATATCAGCTTGATGTTCGAAGAGTGA
- a CDS encoding type II toxin-antitoxin system death-on-curing family toxin has translation MRYLTLEQVMDLHRLVISQSGGAAGLRDLNALESAVAQPMMTFDGVDLYRTPAAKAGALAHSLVQNHPFNDGNKRIGHAAMEVFLVINGLEVEAEIDEQETVFMKVAGGELSRAELTDWIEQHLAALS, from the coding sequence ATGCGCTACCTGACACTCGAGCAGGTGATGGATTTGCATCGCCTCGTCATTTCTCAATCTGGCGGGGCCGCTGGCCTGCGTGATCTGAACGCCCTTGAATCTGCTGTAGCACAGCCGATGATGACCTTCGATGGCGTCGATCTGTATCGAACTCCGGCCGCGAAAGCCGGGGCGCTTGCTCACTCATTGGTTCAGAATCATCCATTCAACGACGGCAACAAACGTATTGGTCACGCGGCAATGGAAGTATTTCTCGTAATAAACGGCCTCGAGGTCGAGGCCGAAATTGATGAACAGGAAACCGTGTTTATGAAAGTCGCGGGCGGCGAACTGTCGCGAGCGGAACTGACGGATTGGATCGAGCAGCATTTGGCGGCGCTCTCCTGA